In Sulfurovum xiamenensis, a genomic segment contains:
- the pstC gene encoding phosphate ABC transporter permease subunit PstC: MSGKLFKNFSFFSATLSFFILVGIFAVLFSYAQDALHEFGFDFLYNETWEADEDDEGGIFGGYVPIIGTLLSTLIAMAIATPLAMGIAIFLTEIATEKLVKPVSIAIELLAAIPSIIYGMWGLFYFAPIVQATVGGNGVGLLTAGIVLAIMIIPFMAAITRDAMNTAPSVLKESAYAMGATKFEVIKDVVMPYAKGGIIGSIILALGRALGETMAVAFLIGSVMSIPSRVTDPTTSIPVLLANNFAEAQDLEMSSMYYLALILFVVSFAIISVAKFYFLGRKTV, translated from the coding sequence ATGAGTGGTAAACTCTTTAAGAATTTCTCTTTTTTCTCTGCGACACTCTCCTTTTTTATCTTGGTAGGGATCTTTGCGGTACTATTTTCTTATGCACAAGATGCATTGCACGAATTTGGCTTTGATTTCTTATACAATGAAACGTGGGAAGCGGATGAAGATGATGAAGGCGGTATCTTTGGCGGGTATGTACCTATCATAGGTACTTTACTCAGTACACTGATCGCTATGGCGATTGCGACACCATTGGCGATGGGAATTGCAATCTTTCTAACAGAAATTGCGACTGAAAAACTGGTAAAGCCTGTCTCGATAGCCATCGAGTTACTGGCAGCTATTCCAAGCATTATTTATGGAATGTGGGGACTTTTTTACTTTGCCCCTATCGTACAGGCAACGGTGGGAGGGAACGGTGTAGGGTTATTGACCGCGGGTATCGTGTTGGCGATCATGATCATTCCTTTTATGGCAGCGATCACCAGAGATGCGATGAATACCGCACCGTCAGTGCTCAAAGAATCAGCCTATGCGATGGGTGCTACCAAGTTTGAAGTGATCAAGGATGTGGTCATGCCTTATGCCAAGGGAGGGATCATCGGGTCTATTATCCTGGCACTTGGACGTGCATTGGGTGAGACGATGGCAGTGGCATTCCTTATCGGTTCAGTGATGAGCATTCCAAGCAGAGTGACGGATCCTACGACTTCGATTCCTGTATTACTTGCAAATAATTTTGCAGAGGCACAAGATCTTGAGATGAGCAGTATGTATTACCTTGCACTAATTTTATTTGTCGTCAGTTTTGCCATTATCTCTGTGGCCAAGTTCTATTTTCTAGGAAGAAAAACAGTATGA
- a CDS encoding phosphate-starvation-inducible PsiE family protein yields MIIALHYPFYKAIILMLEFIVIIEVVKMISEFIKKKRLRMRYVIDVFIIFLTREVIILTTHPDKDHQEILFLLLVIFVFFLFRILAVQFSPAHSKRKKSQTKF; encoded by the coding sequence ATGATAATTGCTTTACACTATCCATTTTACAAAGCGATCATTCTTATGCTGGAGTTCATTGTGATCATAGAAGTGGTCAAAATGATTTCCGAGTTCATAAAAAAGAAAAGATTACGAATGAGGTATGTGATCGATGTGTTTATTATCTTTTTGACGCGGGAGGTGATCATATTGACAACACACCCAGACAAAGATCACCAAGAGATACTCTTTTTACTTTTAGTGATCTTTGTCTTTTTTCTCTTTAGAATTTTAGCCGTACAGTTTTCACCTGCACACTCCAAAAGGAAAAAATCACAGACAAAATTTTAG
- a CDS encoding response regulator transcription factor, giving the protein MQNRDIEIIVIEDEPDILELLEYHLEKEGYTVTGFLSTENVEQFLEEENPALMIVDRNLPGVEGSEFVSKIRDLGYDIPVLFLTARDKESDLEEGFHSGGDDYMTKPFSSKELLLRIAALLKRSGATSGDKVKYRDLILDLQKRELFIEDQRIELTNLEFKLLHTFVKNPNQPLDRDFLRDEVWGDDSANFHDKTINVAMNRLKKKIDPEGVKEYFAPVWGVGYKLL; this is encoded by the coding sequence ATGCAAAACAGAGATATAGAAATCATCGTCATTGAAGACGAACCAGATATTTTAGAACTTCTTGAGTATCATCTTGAGAAAGAAGGATACACTGTTACAGGGTTCCTCTCTACGGAAAACGTAGAACAGTTCCTAGAAGAAGAAAATCCTGCCCTTATGATCGTAGATAGAAATCTTCCTGGTGTAGAAGGCAGTGAATTTGTCTCGAAAATACGGGACCTGGGGTATGATATACCAGTACTCTTCCTGACGGCAAGAGACAAAGAGAGTGACTTGGAAGAAGGGTTCCACTCTGGAGGCGATGATTATATGACAAAGCCCTTCAGCAGTAAAGAACTCCTTTTAAGAATAGCCGCACTATTGAAGCGTAGTGGTGCTACATCTGGGGATAAAGTGAAATACAGAGACCTCATATTGGATCTGCAGAAACGTGAACTTTTCATAGAGGATCAGCGCATAGAGTTGACCAACTTGGAATTTAAACTGCTCCATACCTTTGTCAAGAATCCAAATCAGCCTTTGGATAGAGATTTTTTACGGGATGAAGTTTGGGGTGATGACAGTGCAAACTTTCATGATAAAACCATCAATGTAGCAATGAACAGACTCAAAAAGAAGATCGATCCAGAAGGAGTGAAAGAGTATTTTGCTCCTGTTTGGGGTGTTGGATATAAATTGCTCTAA
- a CDS encoding putative porin, whose amino-acid sequence MAVLATVAMAESDITHPIERIEEVKDATQVAEKNFMDRVHFKGDLRLRYESKETDYYDGSEKNAYLGRYRLRLGAHIDITDHLQFEVGMRSGFGNPTSGNQTFAEANKPTEGLSDYFFPSLRFFALALDYTSGNSTWKVGRSPYMMYRPIKSQLVWDNDLSMNGVNYQYQDDTKIITAGINQPSYAENVPDTTDDVNLFLAQYVQKTKLASSTLNLGAGIYYYDGLKGNTPLYGKDMGNTLVGDVYANNYHIIEGFGELKFKDVLGKPFAIAAGVAYNTAADDNNFGYDLAFQLGKAKEVGDWQLKYSYTDIQEDAVFGAHSDSDNFGGGTAAKGHAIRTKYKFGKNTYLAATYFINTLYGSKVGDPADADYERVQLDAIITF is encoded by the coding sequence ATGGCCGTCCTAGCGACAGTAGCAATGGCTGAATCGGACATTACCCACCCAATTGAACGAATAGAAGAAGTGAAAGACGCAACTCAAGTAGCTGAAAAAAACTTTATGGATAGAGTTCACTTTAAGGGTGATTTGAGATTAAGATATGAGAGTAAAGAGACTGACTATTATGATGGCAGTGAAAAAAATGCTTATCTTGGTCGATATCGTTTAAGACTAGGCGCACATATTGATATTACAGATCATCTTCAATTTGAAGTTGGTATGAGAAGTGGTTTTGGTAACCCAACTTCAGGTAACCAAACTTTTGCTGAGGCAAATAAGCCTACTGAAGGTCTGTCAGACTACTTTTTCCCGTCGCTTAGATTCTTTGCTTTAGCTCTTGATTATACATCTGGTAACTCTACTTGGAAAGTAGGTAGATCGCCTTATATGATGTATAGACCTATTAAATCACAGCTTGTTTGGGATAACGATCTTTCAATGAATGGGGTGAACTATCAGTACCAAGACGATACAAAGATTATCACTGCAGGTATTAACCAACCAAGTTATGCGGAAAATGTTCCTGATACTACAGACGATGTTAACCTTTTTCTAGCACAATATGTACAAAAAACAAAGTTAGCGAGTTCAACACTGAATCTAGGTGCTGGTATCTACTATTATGATGGGTTAAAAGGAAATACGCCTCTTTACGGTAAAGATATGGGTAACACTTTAGTAGGTGACGTGTATGCAAATAATTATCATATTATTGAAGGATTTGGAGAACTCAAGTTCAAAGATGTACTTGGTAAACCATTTGCAATTGCTGCCGGTGTTGCATATAACACAGCTGCAGATGATAATAACTTTGGATACGATTTGGCATTTCAACTCGGTAAAGCTAAAGAAGTTGGTGATTGGCAGTTAAAATACTCTTATACTGATATCCAAGAAGATGCGGTATTTGGTGCACACTCTGACTCAGATAACTTCGGTGGTGGTACGGCTGCTAAAGGTCATGCTATCAGAACAAAATATAAATTTGGCAAAAACACATATCTTGCCGCTACTTATTTCATCAATACACTCTATGGAAGCAAAGTGGGTGATCCTGCAGATGCAGACTACGAGCGTGTGCAGTTAGACGCGATTATTACATTCTAG
- the pstS gene encoding phosphate ABC transporter substrate-binding protein PstS has protein sequence MTLKKILTAAVAASVALSAVNADELKGRGASFPGPIYKAWTAEYYAATKNQVNYTPTGSGDGVKSITKRMVDFAGSDKPLKPKALKKDKLYMFPTVVGSVVLAYNIDGIKDGELKLSRAAIAGIFSGSITHWDDEAIMAQNAGLKLPHEPITVAVRADKSGTTFNFTYFLNKLDEKIKVSKKPTWKAAKVVAGKSNSGVSANIQQIKNSIGYIEYSYKEKLGLAAAQIENKEGQYINPTLQSFQDAAKYASWTADNDFYAVIGDPAGATSYPIVAATFILLPEEKMETNKQVTAFIDWAYTNGDKAATDLGYVPLPASTKDQIRKYWEAKKIK, from the coding sequence ATGACATTGAAAAAAATTCTTACGGCAGCAGTGGCAGCTTCAGTAGCACTCTCAGCAGTCAATGCTGATGAACTTAAAGGTAGAGGGGCATCATTCCCTGGGCCTATATATAAGGCTTGGACAGCAGAGTATTATGCTGCAACAAAAAATCAAGTGAATTATACACCAACAGGTTCTGGTGACGGTGTCAAATCCATTACTAAAAGAATGGTTGATTTTGCTGGTTCAGATAAACCGCTTAAGCCAAAAGCGCTTAAAAAAGATAAACTTTATATGTTCCCTACAGTCGTGGGTTCAGTGGTTCTAGCGTATAACATCGATGGTATAAAAGATGGAGAACTTAAACTAAGCCGTGCAGCGATCGCAGGTATCTTTAGTGGAAGCATTACACACTGGGATGATGAAGCGATCATGGCACAAAATGCCGGTTTAAAATTGCCACATGAGCCTATCACAGTAGCAGTAAGAGCTGACAAGTCAGGTACAACCTTTAACTTTACATACTTCTTGAACAAATTGGATGAAAAGATCAAAGTAAGCAAAAAACCTACTTGGAAAGCAGCAAAAGTGGTTGCAGGTAAATCAAACTCAGGTGTATCAGCAAATATCCAGCAGATCAAAAACTCTATCGGGTATATTGAGTACTCATATAAAGAAAAATTAGGATTGGCCGCAGCACAGATCGAAAACAAAGAAGGTCAATATATCAATCCAACGTTACAATCTTTCCAAGATGCAGCCAAATATGCAAGCTGGACGGCTGACAATGATTTTTATGCGGTGATCGGTGACCCGGCAGGTGCTACTTCGTACCCTATCGTAGCAGCTACATTTATCTTGCTTCCGGAAGAAAAAATGGAAACAAATAAACAAGTAACGGCATTTATCGACTGGGCATATACGAATGGGGATAAAGCAGCAACAGATCTTGGTTATGTGCCACTTCCTGCATCCACTAAAGATCAGATCAGAAAGTATTGGGAAGCTAAAAAAATTAAATAA
- a CDS encoding response regulator transcription factor, which produces MVKAIDPTATILSIEDNEDLLELETFHLLKEGYKVIGATSTKGVESILEQENIDLMLVDRTLPRVEGSEFVSYLRDKGVTIPVMFVSAKDRDEEIEEGFLRGGDDYLRKPFNMKELLYRVKAILRRTNAIEHERLTARDIIMDFNTRKTYIDSQEIELTKLEFELLSLFIKNKNKALGREYLIQNIWNENEDIQKRTVNVTINRLKKKIDPHEDKEYIVPVRGIGYKFQ; this is translated from the coding sequence ATGGTAAAAGCAATCGATCCTACGGCAACAATTTTAAGTATTGAAGACAATGAAGATTTACTTGAATTAGAAACGTTTCATCTTCTCAAAGAGGGGTATAAGGTCATCGGGGCTACTTCTACCAAAGGTGTGGAGTCTATACTGGAACAAGAGAATATAGATCTGATGCTTGTAGACCGTACACTTCCCCGGGTGGAAGGAAGTGAATTTGTGAGTTATCTTCGGGATAAAGGTGTAACCATACCTGTCATGTTCGTTTCTGCAAAGGATAGGGATGAGGAGATAGAAGAGGGCTTCTTGCGGGGAGGAGATGATTACTTACGAAAACCATTTAACATGAAAGAGCTGCTCTATCGTGTCAAAGCGATCCTTAGACGTACCAATGCGATAGAACATGAGAGATTAACAGCTAGAGACATTATCATGGATTTTAATACGCGTAAGACATATATAGACAGTCAGGAGATAGAACTGACTAAGTTAGAGTTTGAACTCCTTAGCCTGTTCATCAAAAATAAAAATAAAGCCCTTGGAAGAGAATATCTGATTCAGAATATATGGAATGAGAATGAAGATATCCAAAAGCGTACTGTCAATGTGACGATCAACCGTTTGAAGAAAAAGATCGATCCCCATGAAGATAAAGAGTATATTGTCCCTGTAAGAGGGATTGGATATAAGTTCCAGTAA
- a CDS encoding inorganic phosphate transporter: MNNTLKMILGAGFAVAVAFYANSVMGQVTHGGFLVLAAVFGAYMAMNIGANDVANNVGPAVGSGALTIGGAVFIASIFEAGGALIAGGDVVGTIKKGIISPDAFGNDPMLFVYGMSAALLAAALWLNLATWLKAPVSTTHSIVGGVLGGGIAAGGFAIVSWGTMGKIAASWVISPVLGGVIAAIFLYVIKSQIIYKEDRLTAAKKVVPALVAIMSAAFVTYLTLKGFKHIWGTITELLSFLPQTKKPPFSVALILGVIGGVITFLIVKPRVAKKVVGLENTREAVNMLFTIPLIFAAALLSFAHGANDVANAVGPLAAVNDALTTLAVSEKAAIPLWVMVVGGVGISVGLALFGPRLIRTVGSEITELDQMRAFSIMMAAAITVVIASQLGLPVSSTHIAVGAVFGVGFLREWLDSKDMSVKQEKLHAEVEQHNALKAELAELKAAGDYKRQVELIEAVKVQKKKVKSLKRSLRENYVKRGMVKKIVAAWVITVPAAAGLSAIIFFILKGVAS, from the coding sequence ATGAACAATACATTAAAGATGATACTGGGTGCGGGCTTTGCTGTAGCCGTAGCATTTTATGCAAATAGCGTCATGGGACAAGTAACACACGGAGGCTTTTTAGTACTGGCAGCTGTATTTGGTGCCTATATGGCGATGAACATTGGTGCGAATGATGTTGCCAATAACGTAGGGCCTGCAGTAGGTTCTGGTGCATTGACCATAGGTGGAGCTGTTTTTATCGCTTCTATTTTTGAAGCAGGTGGTGCACTGATCGCAGGTGGTGATGTGGTAGGTACCATCAAAAAAGGGATCATCTCTCCAGATGCCTTTGGAAATGACCCTATGCTTTTTGTCTATGGTATGTCAGCGGCACTGCTTGCCGCAGCACTATGGCTGAATCTCGCAACATGGCTTAAAGCACCAGTTTCAACTACACACTCTATCGTGGGTGGTGTTCTTGGAGGTGGTATAGCAGCAGGTGGGTTTGCTATCGTGTCTTGGGGAACCATGGGTAAGATCGCTGCTTCATGGGTGATCTCACCTGTACTGGGTGGAGTGATCGCAGCTATTTTCCTCTATGTGATCAAATCACAGATCATTTATAAGGAAGATAGATTAACTGCAGCAAAAAAGGTAGTACCTGCTCTTGTTGCTATCATGTCAGCAGCCTTTGTTACCTATTTGACGCTTAAAGGGTTTAAACATATCTGGGGAACGATCACAGAATTGTTGAGTTTCTTACCTCAAACCAAGAAACCACCTTTTTCTGTGGCATTGATTTTAGGTGTGATCGGAGGAGTGATCACATTCTTGATCGTTAAGCCTCGCGTAGCAAAAAAAGTGGTTGGTTTGGAGAATACTAGAGAAGCGGTCAATATGCTTTTTACCATTCCTCTTATTTTTGCAGCGGCACTTTTAAGTTTTGCACATGGTGCAAATGACGTTGCCAATGCTGTAGGTCCTTTGGCTGCAGTCAATGATGCACTGACCACACTTGCAGTTTCTGAAAAAGCAGCGATCCCTTTATGGGTGATGGTTGTTGGTGGTGTGGGTATCTCTGTAGGTCTTGCACTTTTTGGACCAAGACTTATCAGAACAGTAGGGTCTGAGATTACTGAACTTGATCAAATGAGAGCCTTTTCTATTATGATGGCAGCGGCGATCACAGTGGTTATCGCTTCTCAGCTTGGACTTCCTGTATCTTCAACGCATATTGCAGTAGGTGCAGTATTTGGTGTAGGTTTTCTTAGAGAGTGGCTTGACAGTAAAGATATGAGTGTCAAGCAAGAGAAACTTCATGCAGAAGTAGAACAGCACAATGCACTGAAAGCGGAACTTGCAGAATTGAAAGCGGCAGGGGATTATAAAAGACAAGTCGAATTAATTGAAGCGGTGAAAGTGCAAAAGAAAAAAGTAAAAAGCTTGAAGCGTTCATTGCGTGAAAATTATGTGAAGCGTGGTATGGTGAAAAAGATCGTAGCGGCATGGGTCATAACTGTACCGGCAGCAGCAGGGCTTTCTGCTATTATTTTCTTCATACTTAAAGGTGTAGCGAGCTAA
- a CDS encoding lysophospholipid acyltransferase family protein, translating to MQISVENYMVHHYPEIETFPNIAKKLLFSGMKKLFHENEINTFIAMNAHKDTFSYVEAIIDYFDISIGLKTNELTRIPTYGRTVIIANHPLGALDAMALLHLVKNVRKDIKIVANSFLSQFDNLRDILIPVDNINGKMDKETVKNIYDALKAEQAVIIFPSGEVSRAKPNGIKDTPWKSGFLKIASKMQAPILPIYIRAKNSNNFYLLSMLNRSLATATLPHEMFKAKGKNIEFTIGKTIPFDAYNVPNISRKETVKLLRKHFYKVSKNHKPIFATYNEISVPEARSELKAELKNGIPLGKTMDGKSIIIYESEIENCVIKEIGRLREISFRHVGEGSGKKRDIDGYDFYYKHLIIWDDEALEIAGAYRLGICKEIIHDFDMEGLYTNTLFKFDRKFEPYLEKGVELGRSFVQPKYWNSRALDYLWQGIGAYIKSRPDIQYLFGAVSLSDTFNQKARGMMIYFYQTYFASKETLVQHKVPYIPSKWVEEHCKNVFTGVDYKADMRTLKEELGFMGYTVPTLFKQYSELCEEGGVQFLDFGYDKDFNHCIDGFIITDLKLLKETKRKRYFSN from the coding sequence ATGCAAATCAGTGTAGAAAATTATATGGTGCACCATTATCCCGAAATTGAGACTTTCCCAAATATAGCAAAAAAACTATTGTTCAGTGGAATGAAAAAGTTGTTTCACGAAAATGAGATCAATACCTTCATAGCGATGAATGCCCATAAGGATACCTTTTCTTATGTAGAAGCGATCATTGATTATTTTGATATCTCTATCGGGTTGAAGACCAATGAGCTGACGCGTATCCCCACTTATGGACGTACGGTTATCATAGCCAACCATCCATTGGGTGCACTCGATGCTATGGCATTGCTGCATCTAGTTAAAAATGTGCGAAAAGATATCAAGATCGTTGCAAACTCTTTTTTGTCGCAGTTTGATAACCTCAGAGATATTCTTATCCCGGTAGACAATATCAATGGGAAAATGGACAAAGAGACCGTTAAAAATATATATGATGCATTGAAAGCAGAACAGGCAGTGATCATATTTCCTTCGGGAGAAGTAAGCCGAGCAAAGCCCAATGGAATCAAAGACACACCATGGAAAAGCGGATTTTTAAAGATCGCGTCCAAGATGCAGGCACCTATCCTTCCTATTTACATCAGAGCGAAGAATTCTAACAATTTTTATCTACTTTCCATGCTGAATCGTTCTTTGGCAACGGCAACATTGCCGCATGAGATGTTTAAAGCAAAAGGGAAAAATATCGAATTTACTATAGGGAAAACGATCCCTTTTGATGCCTATAATGTACCAAATATCTCACGAAAAGAGACAGTGAAGCTTCTAAGAAAACACTTCTATAAAGTATCAAAAAATCATAAACCGATATTTGCAACCTATAATGAGATATCTGTGCCAGAAGCACGTAGTGAACTGAAAGCAGAACTTAAAAATGGTATACCTTTAGGGAAAACAATGGATGGTAAAAGTATTATCATCTATGAATCCGAAATAGAGAACTGTGTTATTAAAGAGATAGGAAGATTGCGTGAGATAAGTTTTCGTCATGTAGGGGAAGGAAGCGGTAAAAAACGTGACATAGACGGCTATGACTTTTACTACAAGCATTTGATCATATGGGATGATGAAGCACTGGAGATAGCAGGTGCCTATCGCCTGGGGATATGTAAAGAGATCATCCATGATTTTGACATGGAGGGACTTTATACCAATACACTATTTAAATTTGATCGGAAGTTTGAACCTTATCTGGAAAAAGGTGTAGAACTTGGAAGAAGTTTTGTACAGCCAAAATACTGGAACTCCAGAGCATTAGACTATCTTTGGCAGGGTATAGGGGCGTATATAAAAAGCCGTCCTGACATACAGTATCTTTTTGGTGCGGTGAGTTTAAGTGATACCTTTAACCAAAAGGCACGAGGGATGATGATCTACTTTTATCAAACATATTTTGCTTCAAAAGAGACATTGGTACAACATAAAGTACCGTATATCCCATCAAAATGGGTAGAGGAGCATTGTAAGAATGTATTTACCGGCGTGGACTACAAAGCGGATATGAGAACACTCAAAGAAGAGTTAGGATTTATGGGATATACGGTACCTACACTGTTCAAACAGTATTCTGAGCTTTGTGAAGAGGGTGGTGTACAATTCTTGGATTTTGGATATGACAAAGATTTTAACCATTGTATAGATGGTTTTATCATCACAGACCTAAAGTTACTCAAAGAGACAAAACGAAAGCGATATTTTTCCAATTGA